The following are from one region of the Sorghum bicolor cultivar BTx623 chromosome 2, Sorghum_bicolor_NCBIv3, whole genome shotgun sequence genome:
- the LOC8086396 gene encoding protein app1 has product MASSASALFVKAALVMALMLAGSTTCHAARYLADSTSAAAPAAVVPTVPAVPAAAALPPLAAVPTTVPAVTVPPKPTVPVVVVPAATLPPMPAVPAATLPPMPAVPAVPNAALPRMPAVPAVPKATLPPPMPAVPAVPKVTLPPMAAVPKVTVLPPMPSIPGVPKPFLAPPPSA; this is encoded by the coding sequence ATGGCCTCTTCCGCCTCAGCTCTCTTCGTCAAAGCGGCGCTCGTCATGGCGCTCATGCTCGCCGGGAGCACCACGTGCCATGCTGCTCGCTACCTCGCCGACTCGACTTCGGCGGCCGCTCCTGCCGCAGTAGTGCCGACCGTGCCCGCGGTGCCTGCCGCGGCAGCCTTGCCACCGCTTGCCGCGGTACCGACGACGGTCCCCGCGGTCACCGTGCCACCGAAGCCCACGGTGCCAGTGGTCGTCGTCCCTGCGGCGACCTTGCCACCCATGCCGGCGGTGCCCGCAGCGACCCTCCCGCCGATGCCTGCGGTGCCTGCAGTACCAAACGCCGCGCTGCCCCGTATGCCGGCCGTCCCCGCCGTGCCCAAGGCGACCCTCCCGCCGCCGATGCCTGCAGTGCCGGCCGTGCCCAAGGTGACACtgccgccgatggccgccgtgcCTAAGGTGACAGTACTGCCACCGATGCCCTCCATCCCGGGCGTGCCGAAGCCATTCTTGGCGCCACCTCCTTCGGCATAA
- the LOC8079915 gene encoding protein app1 has product MAASATDPLATALVMAAVALMLTATTTHAARHLADTTPAAAPAAVVPGIPAVPKPPVVPTVPAVVALPPMPAVPTTVPAVGAVPPIPAVPAVPAATTLPPMPSVPAVPAATLPPMPKVPTVPTAAALPPMPAIPSVPKVALPPVVPSSVPKVTLPPMPSVPKVTLPPMPSIPGVPMPFLAPPPSA; this is encoded by the coding sequence ATGGCGGCCTCTGCAACGGATCCCCTCGCCACGGCGCTTGTcatggcggcggtggcgctcATGCTCACCGCCACGACGACCCACGCCGCGCGCCACCTCGCCGACACAACCCCGGCGGCCGcgcccgccgccgtcgtccctgGCATCCCTGCCGTGCCGAAGCCGCCCGTCGTGCCCACCGTGCCTGCGGTGGTCGCCCTGCCACCGATGCCCGCCGTGCCGACGACAGTGCCCGCGGTGGGCGCCGTCCCACCGATCCCCGCAGTGCCGGCAGTCCCTGCCGCGACGACCTTGCCGCCCATGCCATCTGTGCCGGCGGTCCCCGCGGCGACATTGCCGCCGATGCCCAAGGTGCCAACCGTGCCGACCGCCGCTGCGTTGCCTCCGATGCCGGCCATCCCCTCCGTACCCAAAGTGGCGCTGCCGCCGGTGGTCCCGTCGTCCGTGCCCAAGGTTACCTTGCCGCCGATGCCGTCCGTGCCCAAGGTGACACTGCCGCCGATGCCTTCCATCCCCGGTGTGCCGATGCCGTTCTTGGCGCCACCTCCTTCGGCTTGA
- the LOC8086397 gene encoding NDR1/HIN1-like protein 6, with amino-acid sequence RGRGCCCRLLCCAVVTAVVLAVLAAAAVGALYLALDPKAPRYSVDRLSVSAFQVDPSTVTARARFDVTVTVANPNSRIGIQYEPGSSLGVWYQSYRLERGALPAFYQGHRNTTVLPPALAGEVQLATAVVSGLQDAQRTGAAPLVFRADVPVRVEVGSFKGREKSSQS; translated from the coding sequence CGCGGCCGGGGTTGCTGCTGCCGGCTCCTCTGCTGCGCGGTGGTCACCGCAGTCGTGCTGGCGGTGCTCGCCGCGGCGGCCGTCGGCGCGCTGTACCTAGCGCTCGACCCCAAGGCGCCGCGGTACTCGGTGGACCGCCTCTCCGTGTCTGCGTTCCAGGTCGACCCGTCGACGGTGACGGCGCGGGCGAGGTTCGACGTGACGGTGACGGTGGCGAACCCGAACTCCCGGATCGGCATCCAGTACGAGCCGGGGTCCAGCCTCGGGGTGTGGTACCAGTCGTACCGCCTGGAGCGCGGCGCGCTGCCGGCGTTCTACCAGGGCCACCGCAACACCACGGTGCTGCCGCCGGCGCTGGCCGGGGAGGTGCAGCTGGCCACCGCCGTCGTGTCCGGTTTGCAGGACGCGCAGCGGACGGGTGCCGCGCCGCTCGTGTTCCGCGCCGACGTCCCCGTGCGCGTCGAGGTCGGCAGCTTCAAGGGCAGGGAGAAGTCCAGTCAAAGTTAG
- the LOC110432405 gene encoding acrosin-like, producing MPYYFFLCGSRQRIFSEKIKSPYLHQWPNQTPTLTPVAQPDAPHRCSRRRRPHAAEAPAPPPPSRSPGPAPVPPLPGPVRHRHRRPSPAPCAAAAPSLGPRTAKGRRREDKTMDAPLSGSGSRRVAAHFRSRFRWQITVVVTQIQMEMGLSLFTAGEATFRWNVGLLAKGDVMIRG from the exons ATGCCGTATTATT tttTTCTctgcggctctcggcaaaggatattctcagaaaaaataaaatcccCTTATCTCCACCAGTGGCCCAACCAGACGCCAACCCTAACACCCGTGGCCCAACCAGACGCCCCACACCGCTGCTCCCGCCGCCGACGCCCGCACGCCGCCGAAGCCcccgcgccgccaccgccgtccAGATCCCCCGGCCCCGCCCCTGTCCCGCCCCTCCCCGGCCCCgtgcgccaccgccaccgccgcccctcCCCGGCcccgtgcgccgccgccgctccttcCCTGGGCCCTCGCACAGCCAAAGGGCGTCGGCGAGAGGACAAGACCATGGATGCTCCGCTCTCTGGGTCAGGTTCTCGCCGAG TTGCAGCACACTTCCGTAGCAGATTCAGATGGCAAATAACCGTAGTGGTCACTCAGATTCAGATG GAAATGGGCTTATCTCTATTTACAGCTGGAGAGGCAACATTTCGGTG GAATGTTGGTCTTTTGGCAAAGGGCGACGTAATGATCCGTGGATAG
- the LOC110432404 gene encoding putative protein TPRXL, translated as MCSTYETNDPSNGLLINLPKNGNLPFCSHRRANLRGSFRLPSRDPDAVASSPARVNFHRRFPLSFRGKFLPGNNNKQGGNEKKPSAASSKKRGMDAADDVIYGVSKASSALLSSASSLDSNTSSASSSSSAASRSSTASSSPSVSGVLYPPAVKQQASNNKRPASSSPAAGAAAMVMCLLMVVFCGRVGATLLTSTALYLFPRRWRPATTTRKEKKGAVDSRRRQASPRKRRRRRGRWLWRGPR; from the exons ATGTGTTCAACATATGAG ACAAATGACCCCTCCAATGGTTTGCTAATCAACTTGCCAAAAAATGGCAACTTGCCATTCTGCAGCCATCGACGCGCAAATTTGCGCGGCTCGTTCCGCTTGCCATCGCGAGATCCGGACGCCGTGGCCTCCTCTCCCGCGCGAGTGAATTTTCATCGTCGGTTCCCGCTGTCGTTCCGGGGGAAGTTCTTGCCCGGTAATAACAACAAGCAGGGAGGCAACGAGAAGAAACCGTCAGCGGCGTCCTCAAAGAAGCGGGGGATGGACGCAGCAGACGACGTCATCTACGGCGTGTCCAAGGCGTCGTCGGCGCTGCTGAGCTCCGCGTCGTCGCTGGACTCGAACACATCAtcagcgtcgtcgtcgtcgtcggcggcgtcTCGCTCATCCACGGCCTCGTCCTCGCCGTCGGTCTCGGGGGTGCTTTACCCGCCGGCGGTCAAGCAGCAGGCGAGTAATAATAAGAGGCCCGCGTCGTCGTCCCCGGCGGCGGGCGCGGCTGCCATGGTGATGTGCCTCCTCATGGTGGTGTTCTGCGGCCGCGTCGGGGCCACGCTGCTCACGTCCACGGCGCTCTACCTCTTcccgcggcggtggcggcccgCGACGACGACGCGTAAGGAGAAGAAGGGCGCCGTCGACTCGCGTCGTCGTCAAGCGTCGCCGAGGAAGAGGAGACGGCGGAGAGGAAGGTGGTTATGGAGGGGTCCTCGGTGA